Below is a genomic region from Bacillus sp. Marseille-P3661.
CAATTTAAACAAGACGAGGATATTGAAAGTCTTGATAGCAACCGCCGCTTAATCCACGCTCAGTGGCCGATGGCAGCAGTTCCTTTGTTAGGATTTCCAGCTATGTCCATTCCAACTTCTGTTTATGATGGTTTACCAACAGGCGTCCAACTTTTAGGCCGACGATTCCGAGAAGATACGTTATTCGATGCAGCTGAGATTATTGAAGCTCGTGCGAATATGACTACTCCAATAGATCCTAAATTTGTTTAAAACTACGACCATATAAAATGAAGATTAAATTTGGCTTATTACACATAATGTGAACCCTTATTTCACTTTTTGACGCGGTAACGTTGACTGCAGAAAAAATAGAAATACCGATATAACAGTTGGACAGTCCGTATAGCTGACCGTTTAAATCTCATCTAGTAAGTAAGGGTTCTATTTTTATTATTTAATAGTATATGCTTTTACATTCACTTTTATCTAACATTCTTGTAAACAAAACTAATGAAAAAGGGGAGGAAAAACAATTGGGAATTGCAAATACTAACTCTCGTTTCTATGAATATAGAATAGTTGCCCTAGTCTTTTTTGCATGGGGTTTCATTTTTTTAGACCGTCAAGCTTTATCTTTTATTGTCCCCGCATTAGTTGAGGAACTAAAGCTGACTAATGGACAAATAGGTCAGATTAATATGTGGCAAACGATTGGTTATGCATTAGCAGGGCCATTGATTGGGATTATCTCTGACAAAACAGGAATTAGAAAGCCACTACTAATTGCAGCCATATTTGCTACTACTATATTTTCAGCACTTTCAGCGTTAGCAAATTCGTATTCCTCTTTATTAATCCTTCGTTTCTTAGTCGGAGCAAGTGAGGGTCCTATTTTTCCTTTAGCCATGACGATGGTTGCAGCCGTCTCAACGAAAGGGCGCTTTGGATTAAATGCTGGAATTGTAAACGCAGGTGTGGGAATTATAGCGATGACTCTTGGTCCTATCCTAGTCACGCAATTGGTGGCATTAACCAATTGGCACTGGGCTTTTGTGTTGATCAGTGTACCGAGTTTGATATTAGGGATTTTAATATGGATGTTTACTAGTGAGGTAAAACCTTCTGTTTAAGATCAACGAACGTCCTCAGAGCAACCTGAGAAAAAGAAGACAAGTTTTCTTGAACTTTTCAAATATCGAAACGTTATCATTAGTATTTTAATTTCTATTTGTTGTATGGCGGGTTTATGGATTTTATATGCTTACGCTCCTCTTTATCTGACTTCCGTAGGACAATTATCTATTGAAAAAATGGGAGTCGTAATGTCTACAATGGGAATTGCAGGATTAGTGGCGTCCCTAGGTGTTCCTATCATTTCTGATTATATTGGTAGAAAAAAAGCTTTGATCATTTTTTCCTTCTTAGCGGTGTTAGCTCCCTTAGGTTTGTATTTATTCCCTATTGGCGCAATTGGAATTACAGCGTTAATATTGTTTGGCGGGATGTTAGGGGCAATTACACCTCTCTACATGATTATTATTCCGGAGGAAAGCCTTCCTCCACATTTAACAGCGACCTCAAGTGCATTAATCATTGGTCTTGGTGAAGTAATTGGTTCCTTTATCCTTGGTGGAGCAGGAACTGTTGCAGATTCTATTGGTTTATCCTTTGTGATGATTGTCTCGGCAGTAGCGGGTATACTTATGGCTTTATTAGGTTTTGGATTAATTGAAACAAACAAACGAATAGGTAAGAATAAAGTGAAAACAAATACTCTGATAGAGGAATTAGTTGAATCAAAATAAGGATTATCCCCCCCACTTACAATTCTTGGGGGATTCTCTCGAATTCGGGTCTTACAGCAGTTGCTCGCGGGACTATTATAACGAAACTACGACCTTTAACTAATATATAAAAACTAACCAACTATAGTAGAACTGGAGGATTAAGTATGTCAATGAACCTTGAATTTAGTTTTCATGCATATGTAGCAATTGGCAAAAGTCTTGAAATTGGTCAGGTTCCAACTGGATTTAGAAGTATTGTCCCCATTACGGGAGGCAAGTTTGAAGGCCAACTTAATGGTGTTGTAATTCCTGGTGGTGCAGATTGGCAATTAATTAGAAATGATGGAATTATGGAAGTTGAGGCTAGATATACTTTGAAAACGGATGACGGCATTTTGATCTACATTGTTAACAAAGGAATGATTAATTTAGACGAAGCCTATGCCAGAACAAGTCCTAAGTTCGAGGTTTCAGATGAAAAGTATGCCTGGTTATCAGAATCGATGTTTGTAAGCGAAATTACTCCTATGGAAAACGAAACGACGCCTATAGTAGATGAAAAGAATCCAAAACCAAATGGCGTTTCAATAAACTTTTATCGTATTACTTAATAAGTATTTTTCATTGTGTGTTTAAATGTCAATGATATTAAGACACTGTTACCCCTAGTTACAAGGAACGGTGTCTTTTTTGTTAGTAGAAAACTAGTTACAAACATTCGTTTGTTTGGGAAAAATGAAAGAACCACCGATCCTTTCATAATATTCTTCTTATTTTATACGATAGTTAGAATTATCCAGTATGATTATGTCTTTTTGATTCTCTGATCTCTGCTAATTTAGTACCTAAACGATATATATCCTCTTGATTTGTTTCAAATTTTTTTTAGTAAAAGTCTGCTCGCGATTCGATTATAAATAACTCATACGTCAGCCGATACTTGATCATAATCTCCGCTGCCGCAGTCCAGTTGTCTATATAGTTATTAAAGGTTGTTTGAAACGTGATCCAACATCTTTTGGTTTTGTATCAAACCATCTTGTAAATTCATTCCCCATCTCTTCAATTGGAGAATTAAAATTTTTTAAGATACCTTTCGCAACAGCCATCGTCATCGCTGTATCATCAGTTGTTTTGCCAGGCTCTAAACGCCAATAGCCACCACCAATAATATCTGTTAACTTTCCATACTTTTTATTAATTTCTTCTGATGTCATAAATTCTGTCGTACCACCCAATGCATCACCAATGGCCAGCCCAAAAAGGCCACTTAAAATTTTATGTTTCAAATTGTTTCCCCTTTCTATCTATTTTTTAAAGATTTCCAGAAAATACAACCTCCACGTCAAACGTGGTTTATATTCAGCTTTGTTCATGTAGATTCCGATCAATATTTTTGTATTACCGTTATTAAATGAGTAAAATAGAATGTATAGAAGGAGGAATAAAATGGCTGAACAAAATACGAATTTTGAAATAGGGATTAGTACATTTTTAGAAGCAACAACCAATCCATCAACAGGTAAGGCGATGAGTCATGCGGAACGTATCCGCAATGCAGTGGAGGAAATTGTTCTGGCCGACCAAGTTGGTTTAGACGTTTACGGAATTGGGGAGCATCATCGAAACGATTATGCAGGCTCCGCACCCGCAATTGTTCTAGCTGCTGCTGCTAGTATGACTAAGAATATAAGATTAACAAGTGCGGTTACGGTTCTATCCTCAGACGATCCGGTCCGTGTCTATCAAGCTTTCTCTACTCTAGATGCGATTTCAAATGGTCGAGCGGAAATTATGGCAGGTCGAGGATCATTCATAGAATCGTTTCCGTTATTTGGATATAGTCTCGACGACTACGATGAGTTATTTGAAGAAAAACTTGATTTGCTGCTTAAAATTAGAGAGTCAGAGAAAGTATCATGGCGTGGTGGTCACCGCCCAGCCATTGATAATCTTTGCATATATCCTCGCTCCGTACAACAACCATTACCAGTTTGGATTGCAAGTGGCGGAAATCCACAATCAGCTATTCGAGCAGGCGCTCTAGGTCTTCCGATAGCATTTGCCATTATTGGTGGTATGCCTGAGCAATTTGCTCCACTTGTCAAGCTTTATAAACAAGCGGCTCAAAAGGCGGGACATGATCCAGCTAAGTTAGAAATTGCTACACATTCACATGGATTCATAGCGGATTCAACTGATGAGGCGGCTGATTTATTTTTCCAGCCAACTCAAGCACAAATGAACAAACTTGGTCGTGAACGTGGGTGGGGACCGTACACTAGAGAAACGTACGATTCTGCACGCAGTCTGCGTGGAGCCCTATATGTCGGCGATCCTGAATATGTAGCAGAGAAAATACTTTTATTGCAAAAGAATTTAGGTATCACACGTTTCTTCTTACATATTAACGTAGGGACAATGCCACATCGTGAACTTATGCATGCGATCGAACTGCTCGGTACGAAGGTTGCACCAATTGTTCGTAAAGAGCTGTCGAAAAGCAATTCGTAAGGCTATTGGTACGAGTGGTTTAACTATAGGAAATAGTTTTAAAAAGAGGAGTGCGAGCTGGTAACAGGTCATGCATCCCTCTTTTTACCGTTTTACAGCAGTTCCTTCTTCATCGGGCAATGAAAAGGAATCCAATGTATTGAATAATTTCCTACTCAGATAAAAACGATTGTGCTAAATGTATGGCATGTGTACGATCATATTGATTATAAAGGGTTTCTGCCAAACGAACAGGATCTCCAAAGAAAAATCGCTCATATAATGTTTGTCTTGAACCGAATGAGCTCATACCTATGTCCCATGCAAGCCTAAATAGTTTAACACGTTCTTGACCGTTACGATCAAATGATTGCAAATAGTGATCAAGCTCGGACTTTATTGGCGATTTAAAGTCATTTTCACTTGGCAATGCTATCAGGCCGCTCGCACCAAGTAATTGAATAATCTCAGAAAATCTCGGGTAAATACGGGGATAATAATTAATGGCCGCTAATATTGGGTTGGGATCCGGAGTCATCGTGCCCCATTGGTCTACTTTTGCACCCATTTCAGCACTGCATACGAACCCTTTCAATGTTTCTAAAGCAATGACTACCTCTGATAATTTTTCTTGAACATGCTGAAATTTTCCTATATTAATAGTATCAATGATTAACTGAATGACACCTAGCATAAATTCCGTTTTAATAATATTTTTTGAAACAATTTGATGGCCGACATGCTCAATGAAACTACTTTGGTCGTATAAAAAGCTGTTTGCTATTATATTTCCATGTAAAAAAACACGGTCCCATGGAACTAATACATTATCAAATACAACAATAGCATCCATCTCTTCAAACCTTGTACCTAGCGGATTATTATAGTTAGAATCTCCTTTAATATAGGCTTCACGGCATAAAAATTTTAATCCAGGGGTATTGCAAGGAATGGCGAATGCATATGCAAACGATTCATCGACAATATGACTGCCAACAGGATATACAAGGATTTCATCAGTCATACCAGCCTGCGTGGCTAGTATTCTAGCCCCTTTAATAATAATGCCATCTGCTGTTTTATCAATCATCCGTGCACTAATTATCCCCTCTTCATTATTATTATTATTATTATTATTTTGGGCTCGGTTGGTTTGCGGTTTAACGAAAACATGTGTTAAAGATAAATCATTCTCCCTTACATATTCAAAATAAGCTCTAAAGTTTTCCGCACACTTTTGATCTTGAAACGAAAATAATGTTGATGCAGCATTTAACACCATTAAAACCGTGTTCATATAATCTGGTGTTCTTCCCATCATACCTGCAGTTTCTTTTGCCCATTCTTGAATCATTAAACGTCTTTTTTCTAAGTCATCCTTGGTTTTCGGTTCTAAAAAAGAGGTGCCAACAAGATCACCGGTTACCGGTGATTTAAAGGTCATAAGGTCTTTTAATTCATTGTTATGTTGGAGGTCATAAAGCCTTGCTTGACTTGAAATCACGCCTTTAAATGCAAGGTGTTCAGAGATAATTCCATGAATGGGTTTTCCGTCAATCCATATATTAGTTTTAAGACCATTTATCCG
It encodes:
- a CDS encoding DUF3237 domain-containing protein, which produces MSMNLEFSFHAYVAIGKSLEIGQVPTGFRSIVPITGGKFEGQLNGVVIPGGADWQLIRNDGIMEVEARYTLKTDDGILIYIVNKGMINLDEAYARTSPKFEVSDEKYAWLSESMFVSEITPMENETTPIVDEKNPKPNGVSINFYRIT
- a CDS encoding ADP-ribosylglycohydrolase family protein; this encodes MKHKILSGLFGLAIGDALGGTTEFMTSEEINKKYGKLTDIIGGGYWRLEPGKTTDDTAMTMAVAKGILKNFNSPIEEMGNEFTRWFDTKPKDVGSRFKQPLITI
- a CDS encoding LLM class flavin-dependent oxidoreductase, which gives rise to MAEQNTNFEIGISTFLEATTNPSTGKAMSHAERIRNAVEEIVLADQVGLDVYGIGEHHRNDYAGSAPAIVLAAAASMTKNIRLTSAVTVLSSDDPVRVYQAFSTLDAISNGRAEIMAGRGSFIESFPLFGYSLDDYDELFEEKLDLLLKIRESEKVSWRGGHRPAIDNLCIYPRSVQQPLPVWIASGGNPQSAIRAGALGLPIAFAIIGGMPEQFAPLVKLYKQAAQKAGHDPAKLEIATHSHGFIADSTDEAADLFFQPTQAQMNKLGRERGWGPYTRETYDSARSLRGALYVGDPEYVAEKILLLQKNLGITRFFLHINVGTMPHRELMHAIELLGTKVAPIVRKELSKSNS
- the hpaB gene encoding 4-hydroxyphenylacetate 3-monooxygenase, oxygenase component, with product MAVCNGKQYIDRINGLKTNIWIDGKPIHGIISEHLAFKGVISSQARLYDLQHNNELKDLMTFKSPVTGDLVGTSFLEPKTKDDLEKRRLMIQEWAKETAGMMGRTPDYMNTVLMVLNAASTLFSFQDQKCAENFRAYFEYVRENDLSLTHVFVKPQTNRAQNNNNNNNNEEGIISARMIDKTADGIIIKGARILATQAGMTDEILVYPVGSHIVDESFAYAFAIPCNTPGLKFLCREAYIKGDSNYNNPLGTRFEEMDAIVVFDNVLVPWDRVFLHGNIIANSFLYDQSSFIEHVGHQIVSKNIIKTEFMLGVIQLIIDTINIGKFQHVQEKLSEVVIALETLKGFVCSAEMGAKVDQWGTMTPDPNPILAAINYYPRIYPRFSEIIQLLGASGLIALPSENDFKSPIKSELDHYLQSFDRNGQERVKLFRLAWDIGMSSFGSRQTLYERFFFGDPVRLAETLYNQYDRTHAIHLAQSFLSE